In Hydractinia symbiolongicarpus strain clone_291-10 chromosome 4, HSymV2.1, whole genome shotgun sequence, the following proteins share a genomic window:
- the LOC130641514 gene encoding uncharacterized protein LOC130641514, translated as MLTVLQIYYDPNMHEFTLQACFEHLPQQRCITDVDTSAEITKMLQLKASKKLIQNQVSKVAGKNVLLKDLHNIQAKMAGRSKNDVESLIREMGSVPGATVEVIVDSEDTQTCLC; from the exons atgttaactGTGTTACAAATTTATTATGACCCTAACATGCATGAATTTACCTTACAGGCATGTTTTGAACATTTACCGCAACAACGCTGTATAACCGATGTAGATACGTCAgctgaaataacaaaaatgcTTCAGTTGAAAGCAAGCAAGAAACTTATACAAAATCAAGTTTCTAAAGTAGCAGGGAAAAACGTTTTGCTGAAAGATCTTCACAATATCCAGGCCAAAATGGCAGGTAGAAGTAAAAATGACGTCGAGAGTCTTATCAGGGAAATGGGAAGTGTGCCTg GAGCCACTGTTGAAGTTATTGTTGACAGCGAAGATACCCAGACCTGCTTATGTTAG